In Tolypothrix sp. NIES-4075, the following proteins share a genomic window:
- a CDS encoding NADH-quinone oxidoreductase subunit M, with protein sequence MLSALILLPLFGAALIGFLPIAMNGKISRGMALVFSAIAFLWTIVLAIQFNPGDVTQQFAEFMPWVDVLGLNYNLGIDGLSMPLLLLNGLLTCIAIYSSDESLHRPRFYYCLLLLLNAGVTGAFLAQDLLLFFLFYELELIPLYLLIAIWGGQRRGYAATKFLIYTALSGILILASFLGLVWLSHAPSFALASLNAKALPMGTQILLLAGILVGFGIKIPLVPFHTWLPDAHVEASTPISVLLAGVLLKLGTYGLLRFGMNLLPEAWSYLAPWLATWAVVSVLYGASCAIAQKDMKKMVAYSSIGHMGYVLLAAAAATPLSVLGTVMQMVSHGLISALLFLLVGIVYKKAGSRDLDVLKGLLNPERGMPVIGSLMVLGVMASAGIPGMVGFISEFIIFRGSFPVFPVQTLLSMIGTGLTAVYFLHLLNRAFFGRLSVQVMSLPSVYWSDRLPSVVLAILIVILGIQPAWLIHWTEPTITAMVNAQNVVAISPDKIKGN encoded by the coding sequence ATGCTCAGTGCTTTAATTTTGCTGCCGTTGTTCGGTGCGGCTTTAATTGGGTTTTTGCCCATAGCCATGAATGGGAAAATTTCCCGTGGGATGGCTTTGGTTTTTAGTGCGATCGCTTTCTTGTGGACAATTGTATTAGCTATTCAGTTTAATCCCGGAGATGTGACGCAACAGTTTGCAGAGTTCATGCCTTGGGTAGATGTTTTAGGTTTAAACTATAACTTAGGAATAGACGGTTTGTCTATGCCGTTGCTGCTGTTGAATGGACTTTTGACTTGTATTGCCATTTACAGTAGTGATGAATCTTTGCATCGTCCTAGATTTTATTACTGTTTGCTACTACTGTTAAATGCTGGGGTTACTGGAGCCTTTTTAGCACAGGATTTACTGCTATTTTTCCTATTTTACGAGTTGGAATTGATTCCCCTGTATTTGCTAATTGCGATTTGGGGTGGACAACGACGGGGTTATGCAGCGACCAAATTCTTAATTTATACTGCTTTATCAGGAATTCTGATTTTAGCGAGTTTCCTCGGTTTGGTTTGGTTGAGTCATGCACCTAGTTTTGCTTTGGCAAGCTTGAATGCCAAAGCGCTACCGATGGGAACACAAATTTTATTGCTAGCGGGGATTTTAGTAGGTTTTGGGATTAAAATTCCTTTAGTTCCTTTCCATACTTGGTTGCCAGATGCTCACGTCGAAGCTTCCACACCGATATCTGTATTGTTAGCTGGTGTGTTGTTGAAGTTGGGAACTTACGGCTTACTGCGGTTTGGGATGAACTTGTTACCAGAAGCTTGGAGTTATTTGGCTCCTTGGTTAGCGACTTGGGCAGTGGTGAGTGTGCTTTATGGTGCATCCTGCGCGATCGCCCAAAAAGATATGAAAAAAATGGTAGCATACAGTTCTATTGGTCACATGGGCTACGTACTGTTAGCTGCTGCTGCCGCTACACCTTTAAGCGTATTGGGAACAGTTATGCAAATGGTCAGCCACGGCTTGATTTCTGCACTGCTGTTTTTGCTGGTGGGCATTGTGTATAAAAAAGCTGGAAGCCGGGATTTAGACGTACTTAAAGGACTTCTCAACCCAGAACGAGGAATGCCTGTAATTGGTAGCTTGATGGTTTTAGGTGTAATGGCTAGCGCAGGTATACCGGGCATGGTCGGGTTTATTTCCGAGTTTATTATCTTTCGTGGCAGTTTCCCGGTTTTTCCAGTGCAAACCCTGCTGTCGATGATTGGTACAGGCTTAACCGCAGTATACTTCTTACATTTGCTAAACCGCGCCTTTTTTGGACGCTTATCTGTGCAAGTGATGAGTTTGCCTAGCGTATATTGGAGCGATCGCCTTCCATCTGTGGTATTAGCAATCTTAATTGTGATTTTGGGTATTCAACCTGCTTGGTTAATACACTGGACTGAACCAACTATCACCGCAATGGTCAATGCCCAAAACGTAGTCGCAATATCTCCAGACAAAATCAAAGGTAATTGA
- a CDS encoding type II toxin-antitoxin system VapC family toxin — MTLQTYPSEPLLETAVDMAMPAAGCAYALGRTVYDCFYLALAVKQRCQMVTADEKFYNALLSSTYVSNLLWVENIR, encoded by the coding sequence GTGACGTTGCAGACTTACCCATCAGAACCTTTATTAGAAACTGCTGTTGATATGGCGATGCCTGCGGCGGGCTGCGCCTACGCTCTGGGAAGAACTGTGTATGATTGTTTTTACCTTGCTTTGGCTGTTAAGCAACGATGCCAGATGGTAACAGCAGATGAAAAATTTTACAACGCGCTCTTAAGCAGTACTTATGTAAGTAATCTTCTATGGGTGGAGAATATAAGATAA
- a CDS encoding Uma2 family endonuclease, with the protein MSVAQNLATPENVIFPPGDLYSDEPPLETDLHRLQMTLLIQCLEWLWRSRNDFYASGNITIYYSPRQRKSEDFRGPDFFVVLGTERKARKSWVVWQEGGNYPNLIVELLSDSTAATDKNLKKEIYQNTFRTPEYFWFDTNNLEFAGFVLVAGKYQPLESNAQGWLWSQQLELYLGIYQDKLRFFTNEGELVPTPEEVAQQETQRAEQEKQRAEQEKQRSDRLAAKLQELGIDPNTI; encoded by the coding sequence ATGTCTGTCGCCCAAAATTTAGCAACCCCAGAAAATGTTATATTTCCCCCAGGGGATTTATATAGTGACGAACCGCCTTTGGAAACTGATTTACATCGGCTACAAATGACGCTGCTAATCCAATGCCTTGAGTGGTTGTGGCGCAGTCGTAATGATTTTTATGCATCCGGTAATATTACAATTTACTACAGCCCCCGCCAGCGCAAGTCAGAAGATTTTCGAGGTCCAGATTTTTTTGTCGTGTTGGGGACTGAACGCAAAGCCCGTAAAAGTTGGGTTGTCTGGCAAGAAGGAGGCAACTATCCCAACCTAATTGTTGAACTGCTATCAGATTCTACAGCAGCAACAGACAAAAACTTAAAAAAAGAGATTTACCAAAATACCTTTCGCACACCAGAATACTTCTGGTTTGACACGAATAATTTAGAATTTGCCGGGTTTGTCTTGGTGGCTGGCAAGTATCAACCATTGGAATCTAATGCTCAAGGCTGGTTGTGGAGCCAACAGTTAGAGTTATATTTGGGGATTTATCAAGACAAGTTACGTTTTTTTACGAATGAAGGAGAATTAGTTCCAACCCCAGAAGAGGTAGCACAACAGGAGACGCAACGCGCTGAACAAGAAAAGCAACGCGCTGAACAAGAAAAGCAACGCAGCGATCGCTTGGCGGCAAAACTGCAAGAATTAGGGATTGATCCAAATACTATTTAG
- the trpS gene encoding tryptophan--tRNA ligase, with protein MGKQRVLSGVQPTGNYHLGNYLGAIRNWVEGQSEYENYLFVADLHAITVPHNPATLAADTYTLVALYLACGLDLEYSTIFVQSHVSAHSELAWLLNCITPMNWLEDMIQFKEKAVKQGENVNVGLLDYPVLMAADILLYQADKVPVGEDQKQHLELTRDIANRFNHQFAKPDRPVLKLPDPLIRKEGARVMSLTDGTKKMSKSDPSDLSRINLLDPPDLITKKIKKCKTDLVRGLTFDDPERPECHNLLTLYMLLSGKTKEEVTAECQDMGWGQFKPLLTETTINALKPIQDKYQAVMDDKAYLESVLRSGREKAQAIALSTLTQVKVALGYSLP; from the coding sequence ATGGGCAAGCAACGCGTTCTGTCGGGAGTTCAACCAACTGGCAATTATCATCTCGGTAACTACTTGGGAGCGATTCGTAACTGGGTAGAAGGACAGAGCGAGTATGAAAATTATCTCTTTGTGGCTGATTTACATGCGATAACTGTACCGCATAATCCAGCGACACTGGCAGCTGATACTTACACCCTGGTGGCTCTTTATCTAGCTTGTGGTCTAGATTTAGAATATTCTACAATCTTTGTCCAATCTCACGTCTCGGCTCACAGTGAGCTTGCTTGGCTGCTAAACTGCATCACACCGATGAACTGGTTAGAAGATATGATCCAGTTTAAGGAAAAAGCTGTCAAACAGGGCGAAAATGTGAATGTCGGTTTGCTGGACTATCCGGTGCTAATGGCAGCCGATATTCTACTCTACCAAGCTGATAAAGTGCCGGTGGGTGAAGACCAAAAACAACACTTGGAATTGACGCGGGATATTGCCAATCGATTTAATCATCAATTTGCCAAGCCCGATCGTCCCGTGCTAAAATTACCAGACCCTTTAATCCGCAAGGAAGGCGCAAGGGTTATGAGTTTGACGGATGGAACTAAGAAAATGTCAAAGTCAGATCCGTCAGATTTGAGCCGAATCAATTTGCTAGATCCACCAGATTTAATTACCAAAAAGATTAAGAAGTGTAAAACCGATTTAGTTCGCGGTTTGACTTTTGACGATCCAGAGCGTCCGGAGTGTCACAATTTGTTAACGTTGTATATGCTGCTTTCTGGTAAAACAAAGGAAGAAGTGACCGCTGAGTGTCAAGATATGGGTTGGGGACAATTTAAGCCATTATTGACAGAAACGACGATTAATGCTTTAAAGCCGATTCAAGATAAATATCAAGCGGTAATGGATGACAAAGCCTATCTAGAGTCAGTTTTGCGCTCTGGACGAGAAAAAGCTCAGGCGATCGCACTTTCTACCCTTACACAAGTCAAAGTCGCCTTGGGTTATTCTCTACCTTGA
- a CDS encoding FitA-like ribbon-helix-helix domain-containing protein, with translation MAQILVENLDPIILEKLETLAKQHGRSLQEELKYILQQAAGNAVYYHSGGDMEKVREAAFRIRQQLIGSIHTDSTELIREDRER, from the coding sequence ATGGCTCAAATTTTAGTAGAAAATTTAGATCCTATTATTTTAGAAAAGCTAGAAACTCTCGCCAAACAGCACGGTCGCTCTTTGCAAGAAGAATTAAAATATATTCTACAACAAGCAGCCGGAAATGCTGTATACTACCACAGTGGCGGCGATATGGAAAAAGTTAGAGAAGCTGCTTTCCGAATCAGACAACAGTTAATTGGCAGTATCCATACCGATAGCACTGAACTGATACGAGAGGACAGAGAACGTTGA
- a CDS encoding methylenetetrahydrofolate reductase, protein MLDTSNTAFTCFRQAAKAGDFLITAEVTPPKGGNPTHMLSMAATLKGRVHAVNITDGSRAVLRMSSLVASAILLQNGIEPICQMACRDRNRISLQADLMGAHALGIYNILALTGDPVKAGDHTDAKGVFDLEAVRLLQVIQKLNRGFDCNEKPLTDGSCDLFAGAAVDPQCASWSGLQSRFERKIQAGAQFFQSQLITDFERLEKFMDKIAAGCDKPVLAGIFLLKSAKNAQFINRCVPGVNIPDHIIDRLAQAKDPLEEGMKIAAEQVKIARQLCQGVHMMAVKREDLIVPILDMAGVAPVKQLVTV, encoded by the coding sequence ATGCTTGATACGTCAAACACAGCATTTACTTGCTTTCGCCAAGCTGCAAAAGCAGGTGATTTCTTGATAACAGCGGAGGTTACACCGCCAAAGGGGGGTAATCCAACGCACATGCTCAGTATGGCGGCGACTCTTAAGGGGAGGGTTCATGCCGTCAATATTACTGATGGTAGCAGAGCAGTTCTGCGGATGTCTTCGTTAGTAGCTTCGGCGATTTTGTTACAAAATGGGATAGAGCCGATTTGTCAGATGGCTTGTCGCGATCGCAATCGCATTAGTTTGCAAGCTGATTTAATGGGCGCTCATGCTTTGGGGATATATAACATTTTAGCGTTAACTGGCGACCCGGTGAAAGCAGGCGACCACACCGATGCTAAAGGTGTATTTGACTTGGAAGCAGTGCGCTTGCTGCAAGTCATTCAGAAGCTAAATCGCGGCTTTGATTGCAACGAGAAACCCTTGACTGATGGATCTTGTGATTTATTTGCCGGTGCAGCTGTCGATCCGCAATGTGCGAGTTGGTCGGGTTTGCAAAGTCGATTTGAGCGCAAAATCCAAGCAGGAGCGCAGTTTTTCCAAAGTCAGTTAATTACCGATTTTGAGCGGCTAGAAAAGTTTATGGACAAAATAGCCGCAGGTTGTGATAAACCGGTTTTAGCAGGGATTTTCTTGCTGAAATCGGCGAAAAATGCCCAGTTTATTAATAGGTGCGTTCCGGGAGTGAATATTCCCGACCATATTATTGATAGATTAGCGCAAGCAAAAGACCCGCTGGAAGAAGGGATGAAAATTGCCGCCGAACAAGTCAAGATTGCGCGTCAATTGTGTCAAGGTGTGCATATGATGGCAGTGAAGCGTGAAGATTTGATAGTGCCAATTTTGGATATGGCTGGAGTGGCGCCAGTTAAGCAGTTAGTGACAGTTTAA
- a CDS encoding DUF29 domain-containing protein: protein MPNLYETDFYGWTQEQAELLRQKEWSKIDLPNLLEEIESLGKQQRQELRNRLSVLLGHLLKWQYQPERRSRSWLATIRLQRRETIKLLVDNPSLKSYLPDALQSAYENGRDLAMGETNLPLKTFPAECGYSFEQIVNNEFYPGESSFDIEEF from the coding sequence ATGCCTAACCTCTACGAAACAGACTTCTATGGTTGGACGCAAGAACAAGCTGAGTTACTGCGCCAAAAAGAGTGGAGCAAAATTGACTTACCAAATTTGCTTGAGGAAATAGAATCATTGGGGAAACAACAACGCCAGGAATTGAGAAATCGCCTGAGCGTGTTATTAGGACATTTACTTAAATGGCAGTATCAACCAGAACGGCGTAGTCGTAGCTGGTTAGCAACTATTCGCTTGCAGCGACGTGAAACTATCAAATTATTAGTAGATAATCCTAGTCTAAAATCTTACCTGCCAGATGCTTTACAGTCAGCTTATGAAAACGGTAGGGATTTAGCAATGGGAGAAACTAATTTACCCTTAAAAACCTTTCCGGCAGAATGTGGTTATAGCTTTGAGCAAATTGTGAATAATGAGTTTTATCCAGGTGAATCAAGTTTCGATATTGAGGAATTCTAA
- a CDS encoding serine/threonine protein kinase produces MPWTAGQRLQGGKYVIEKVLGQGGFGITYKALHVELNQTVVIKTPNEYLSHDPEYEKYIERFIQEGRILARLSKDPHPHIVRVIDLFREGATHYLVMDFVEGENLFEAVKHRGALKEGKILPCIRQIGKALIVVHQAGLVHRDAHPGNIMLRSNGKAVLIDFGIAKELLPKTLSSTGNAGNHGFAPYEQITRGSREPTVDVYCLAATLYYALTGQKPTTSLTRKLDNVFLTPPKSIITGISDHLNKAILKGMALEAKDRPQSMQAWLAMLEAPKAMPPPPVEPVHKKEVVRPKAKPNSEAIPGKPATKSPSIIPWGWLVGVLLIYLLIGYLLPANNSVAWAVAWAWAVAVAVAWAVTWAWAVAWAVAVAWAVAWAWAVAVAGAWAVAWAGEGLQKSFSKVHTFLILASTSSLGLGLGWLGHRIFNPGS; encoded by the coding sequence ATGCCTTGGACAGCAGGACAACGATTACAAGGTGGCAAATATGTAATTGAGAAAGTCCTGGGACAGGGAGGATTCGGGATTACCTATAAGGCTTTGCATGTTGAACTAAACCAGACAGTTGTAATTAAGACACCTAATGAATACCTCAGCCACGATCCAGAATATGAAAAGTACATAGAGAGATTTATCCAAGAAGGACGGATACTTGCACGCTTATCTAAAGACCCCCATCCTCATATTGTGAGAGTGATTGATTTGTTTCGGGAAGGTGCTACCCACTATTTGGTAATGGACTTTGTTGAGGGAGAAAATTTGTTTGAAGCGGTGAAGCATAGAGGGGCTTTAAAAGAAGGGAAGATATTACCTTGTATCCGCCAGATTGGGAAAGCTTTGATAGTAGTGCATCAGGCAGGGCTAGTACACCGAGATGCCCACCCTGGAAACATCATGCTGCGAAGCAATGGCAAAGCGGTTCTGATTGACTTTGGCATTGCTAAAGAACTTTTACCTAAAACTTTGAGTTCAACAGGTAATGCGGGTAATCATGGGTTTGCGCCTTATGAGCAGATAACTAGGGGCAGTCGAGAGCCAACGGTCGATGTTTACTGTCTGGCTGCTACACTTTATTATGCGCTGACAGGTCAAAAACCCACAACTTCTTTGACTCGCAAGCTTGATAATGTTTTTCTGACTCCACCCAAATCAATTATTACAGGCATCAGTGACCATTTAAATAAGGCAATTCTCAAGGGTATGGCGCTAGAGGCAAAAGACCGTCCTCAGTCAATGCAGGCATGGTTGGCAATGCTAGAAGCACCAAAAGCGATGCCTCCACCACCTGTTGAGCCAGTTCATAAAAAAGAAGTTGTTCGTCCTAAAGCCAAGCCAAACTCAGAGGCAATTCCAGGTAAACCAGCTACTAAATCACCTAGCATTATTCCCTGGGGCTGGTTGGTTGGTGTATTGTTAATTTACCTATTGATAGGCTACTTGTTACCCGCGAATAACTCTGTTGCTTGGGCTGTGGCTTGGGCTTGGGCTGTGGCTGTGGCTGTTGCTTGGGCTGTGACTTGGGCTTGGGCTGTGGCTTGGGCTGTGGCTGTGGCTTGGGCTGTGGCTTGGGCTTGGGCTGTGGCTGTGGCTGGGGCTTGGGCTGTGGCTTGGGCTGGAGAGGGATTACAAAAATCTTTTAGCAAGGTTCATACTTTTCTAATTTTAGCTAGCACTTCTAGTCTAGGCTTGGGTTTGGGATGGTTAGGACATAGGATTTTTAATCCAGGTTCATAG
- a CDS encoding Uma2 family endonuclease, whose protein sequence is MTSATDPSTALTPFPDHTQLPESDGTFVKNWQEHPQSILLTDSITPVLKQLHPDGEYCIGQDLGIYWRLTDPPEKGALSPDWFYVGNVPPLLDGLTRRSYVLWREFIAPLIALEFVSGNGSEERDKTPWTGKFWIYEQVIHPAFYGIYEVKKASVEVYKLIGGQYQLLTANERGHYPIAPLGVELGIWQGEYQNAELPWLRWWDLQGNLLLSGDERAEQESQRAEQESQRAEQERQRADRLTAQLRSLGVEPEA, encoded by the coding sequence ATGACCTCTGCAACTGACCCATCCACTGCCCTCACTCCTTTCCCCGACCATACGCAGCTACCAGAGTCTGACGGTACTTTCGTGAAAAATTGGCAAGAGCATCCCCAAAGTATTTTACTAACTGACTCAATTACACCTGTCCTCAAGCAATTACATCCTGATGGTGAATATTGTATCGGTCAGGACTTAGGTATTTACTGGCGTTTGACAGACCCCCCAGAGAAAGGTGCTTTATCTCCAGATTGGTTTTATGTAGGAAATGTACCACCGTTGCTCGATGGACTAACGCGGAGGTCTTATGTACTTTGGCGAGAATTTATTGCCCCATTAATTGCATTAGAATTTGTCTCTGGCAATGGTAGCGAAGAAAGAGACAAAACCCCTTGGACGGGTAAATTCTGGATTTATGAGCAAGTAATTCATCCGGCTTTTTATGGCATTTATGAAGTGAAGAAAGCCAGTGTAGAAGTTTATAAATTAATTGGTGGACAATATCAGTTATTAACAGCAAATGAACGCGGACATTATCCGATTGCCCCCTTGGGAGTTGAGTTAGGTATTTGGCAGGGAGAATATCAAAATGCAGAATTACCCTGGTTACGCTGGTGGGATTTGCAAGGTAATTTGTTGTTGAGTGGTGATGAAAGAGCTGAACAGGAAAGCCAACGGGCTGAACAGGAAAGCCAAAGGGCTGAACAGGAAAGACAAAGAGCCGATCGCTTAACTGCCCAATTGCGATCGCTTGGTGTTGAACCAGAAGCTTAA
- a CDS encoding serine/threonine protein kinase, producing the protein MAWVTGDRLQGGKYTIERELGRGRFGITYLVKNKNSDRLVVKTLNDDLLRSLTQQERERLETMFWQEAVKLTRCKHKHIVQVAEPFKEGEHSCLVMEYVDGVSLADRRQQILSEQEALRYIQQIGEALIVVHENRLIHRDVHPGNIFLRVRDGQAEAVLIDFGLALDFDHILTTKRTKETSEGFTPPELYAQSIPSGAYSDIYSLAATLYVLLTGQTPVSALKRKIDNARLVEPKDLNNLVSDRTNRAILTGMKLNPKERSQSMQEWLHSLGLTGETPQPESTVVPNTNSNQEKKINWTHIIAAIAAIGALLSGIAALIPILKPSPPASPPSLSPSPLSTKTP; encoded by the coding sequence GTGGCTTGGGTAACAGGCGATCGCTTACAAGGTGGAAAATACACCATTGAAAGAGAGTTGGGACGGGGACGCTTTGGCATTACCTATTTAGTCAAAAACAAGAATAGCGATCGCTTAGTCGTTAAAACCTTAAATGATGACTTGCTCAGATCCCTTACCCAGCAGGAACGCGAACGGCTAGAGACGATGTTTTGGCAAGAGGCGGTAAAACTTACTCGATGTAAGCATAAGCATATTGTACAGGTTGCAGAACCTTTTAAGGAAGGTGAGCATTCGTGTCTAGTAATGGAATATGTCGATGGGGTGAGTTTAGCTGATCGTCGTCAACAAATACTTTCGGAACAAGAGGCACTACGTTACATTCAGCAAATTGGGGAAGCTTTGATAGTAGTGCATGAAAATCGCTTGATTCATCGGGATGTGCATCCAGGAAATATCTTTTTGCGGGTGCGAGATGGACAAGCTGAAGCGGTGCTGATCGATTTTGGTTTAGCTCTGGATTTTGACCATATTTTAACGACAAAGCGAACGAAGGAAACTTCTGAGGGATTTACACCCCCTGAGCTTTACGCTCAAAGTATACCAAGTGGGGCTTATAGCGATATTTATTCTTTGGCAGCTACATTATATGTGCTTTTAACGGGACAAACACCTGTCAGTGCGCTGAAACGTAAGATTGACAATGCTCGTTTAGTGGAACCAAAAGACTTGAATAATCTGGTTAGCGATCGCACAAACCGCGCAATTTTAACGGGTATGAAGCTAAATCCGAAAGAGCGATCGCAATCGATGCAGGAATGGCTTCATTCTCTGGGATTAACTGGAGAAACTCCCCAACCTGAATCTACTGTAGTTCCTAACACCAACTCAAATCAAGAGAAAAAAATCAATTGGACACATATTATAGCTGCGATCGCAGCTATAGGAGCCTTACTCTCAGGCATTGCTGCTTTGATTCCTATTTTAAAACCATCTCCGCCTGCAAGCCCACCGTCACTGTCTCCCAGTCCCTTATCTACCAAAACACCGTAG
- a CDS encoding CO2 hydration protein, protein MVTITKKLANHPLSKYIQLLQKGGALLPDNQENVLEVVGILKSYGVVLDAYSKNLIYIAENQFLVFFPFFKYFNGEITFNKLLRHWWHDRINFEYAEYCMKAMLWHGGGGLDEYLNSAEFEERAKAVINAKFKNNPLMSAVNQLFPDFLTEQLRVSCYYTGLGQFWRVMADMFLSLSDLYDQGKIKSIPQVVEHIKGQLVANATKPITYAVKLRDKVYEIIPESVGLTFLADTAIPYVEAVFFRGTPFHGTVSYNAQAYQIPADQGRFQYGALYADPLPIGGAGIPPTLLMQDMRHFLPDYLHDIYRRSLRGEDDLRVQICMSFQKSMFCVTTATILGLMPHPLDSQNPDEQYANQVYLAKWMDRLQNSRLLDVNE, encoded by the coding sequence ATGGTAACTATTACAAAGAAGCTTGCCAACCATCCTCTTTCTAAATATATTCAACTTCTCCAAAAAGGAGGAGCATTACTTCCTGATAATCAGGAAAACGTATTAGAAGTAGTTGGTATTCTCAAAAGTTATGGCGTAGTTTTAGATGCTTACTCTAAAAATCTCATCTACATTGCCGAAAATCAATTTTTAGTATTTTTTCCCTTTTTTAAATACTTTAATGGTGAGATTACTTTCAATAAATTACTACGTCATTGGTGGCATGACAGAATCAACTTTGAATATGCTGAATATTGCATGAAAGCTATGCTTTGGCATGGTGGGGGTGGGTTAGATGAATATTTAAATTCAGCAGAATTTGAAGAAAGAGCCAAAGCTGTTATTAATGCCAAATTTAAAAATAACCCCCTGATGAGCGCAGTTAACCAACTATTTCCTGATTTCTTAACTGAACAGTTGCGTGTAAGTTGTTACTATACTGGTTTGGGTCAATTTTGGCGAGTCATGGCTGATATGTTTCTCAGCTTATCAGACCTTTACGACCAAGGCAAAATCAAATCAATTCCTCAAGTTGTAGAGCATATTAAAGGGCAATTGGTAGCAAATGCAACTAAGCCAATTACCTATGCTGTTAAACTGCGGGATAAAGTTTATGAAATTATACCCGAAAGCGTTGGTTTAACCTTTCTTGCAGATACGGCAATTCCTTATGTCGAGGCTGTTTTCTTTCGAGGAACGCCTTTTCACGGGACAGTTTCATATAATGCCCAAGCTTATCAAATTCCGGCAGATCAAGGAAGATTTCAATATGGTGCTTTGTATGCCGATCCGTTGCCCATTGGTGGTGCGGGTATTCCTCCCACGTTGTTAATGCAGGATATGCGGCACTTTCTGCCAGATTATTTGCACGACATTTATCGTCGCAGTCTCAGGGGTGAAGATGATTTGCGGGTACAAATTTGTATGAGTTTCCAAAAATCGATGTTTTGTGTGACCACAGCAACGATTTTAGGATTAATGCCTCATCCTTTAGATAGCCAAAATCCAGATGAGCAATATGCTAATCAAGTGTATTTAGCAAAGTGGATGGATAGGTTACAAAATTCGCGGTTGTTGGATGTTAATGAGTAA